The genomic interval AAACAGGCGGAAAAACTTGATGCCATCATCGTGGCTACCGATGATCAGCGGATTGCCGACTGCGTCCGCTCATTACATATTCCAGAGGTAACGGTCGCCATGACCCGCCCTGATCATCCCTCTGGAACCGACCGGATTGCAGAAGCGGTTGAATCACTTGAAATCGATGCCGTAATCAATGTGCAGGGTGATGAGCCGCTGATTGATCCGAAACTGATTGATGAACTCGCTGAGGTGATCATTTCCAACCAATGGGACATGGCCACGGCCGCCACACCGATTACCGATAAAGCACAGATCACCGATCCGTCCGTGGTAAAAGCCCTGTTCAACCGCCACGGTCAGGCGCTCTACTTCTCGCGCGCTGTCGTTCCTCATATCCGCGAACCGAACGAATCTCCAGCTCACGGGATCTACTGGCGGCATATCGGCATCTACGCCTACCGTCGCGAATATCTGCTCAAACTGGTCAGCGAACCCCCATGCGAACTGGAAAATCTTGAGAAGCTTGAACAGCTCCGCGCTCTGGATATGGGATGCCGTATGAAAGTCATCAAAACCGAAGATTTCGGTATCGGTGTCGATGTACCGGAAGATATCCCGAAAGCCGAAGCCCTGCTGACCCGGTAAACCCGATACACAGCAGAACCATCAACAATCTGTACGGCACTGATGCGATTTAGCCCCTGCTGATCCGACTATGATTTGAAGCATTAAAATCAGTTGCCAACGTCTGCCATTTTGCTATCTTCTTTGGCTTTCCACCGCATGCCGGGGTGGCGAAATTGGTAGACGCAGGGGATTCAAAATCCCCCGACTTCGGTCATATGGGTTCGAGTCCCATCCCCGGCACCACTTTCTTCCGCAATATCCGCTAAAGCAGTTCGTCGTACGACCCTTTTTCGCGCAGGGCAACAACCATTTTTTTGATGTCCTGAGCACGGTCTTTCGGGCACACGAGTGTTACCCCTTCGGCCTGAACGACAATCAGGTCTTTCACTCCGATCACGGCAGTCAGGTGATCTTTAGAGAGGATAATGTTGTTTTCAGCATCAAGTGTTTCCACCGTTCCGATCGGCGTGTTGCCTTGTGCATCCTGATCAAAATGGCTCTCGAGTGCCGGCCAGGCACCGACATCGTCCCAATAGAACGTACCGCAGGCCATGACAATATTATCGGCTTTTTCCATCAGAGCATAATCAACGGAGATTTTTCCCAGGTTCGGATACGTGGCATCCATACCTTCAATAATTTTTCCATCGGCAGCGTAGCCGGAGAGTGTATTCATCAGTTCGCGCATTTCCGGACAATGGGCACCGAATGCTTTTTCCAAGGCAGGAACAGACCAGATAAACATGCCGGAATTCCAGAAAAACTTTCCGGTTTCGAGATATTCAGCGGCAGTCGCTTCATCCGGTTTTTCGACAAAGCGCGCCGCATTTTTGAACTCCACACCTTCAGCGGTCTGAAAATCTGCACCGGATTCAATATAGCCGAAACCAGTCGCGGGATAGGTCGGCCGAATGCCGATCGTAACCAGAATATCGTTCGCTTCGGCAAGGTCCATCCCGCCTTTCAGCGTATTGGAAAAAACGTCAAGATCACCCATCACCTGATCGGCCGTGAGTACTGCAAAAACGCCGTTTTCATCTTTGGCTTTTACCAGCGCACCACCGCAGGCCACTGCCGCAGCGGTATCGCGCCCCACCGGCTCTCCGACAATGTTTTCCGGCGGCAGCAACGGCGCAGCTTCTCGCGTGACATCGACCAGATCGGCATTGGTTACAACAAAAACATTTTCCGGCGGAACCAACCCTTCCAGACGTTCCACCGCCTGCGCAATCAATGGTTTTTTGCCAACCAGTGCCAACAGCTGTTTCGGATGTTTGGAGGTACTGAGCGGCCAGAAGCGCTCACCCTTTCCACCTGCCATAATCACTGCATAACGTCCTGCCATAATAACTCCGCCTTTTAGTTTCCGGTTTGGATTTCAAGAAATGAGAACTAAACTTCTTTTACCGCATCGACCATTGTTTTAACAAAAGCTGCAGCATCAGCCCGGCCTTCAGCAGTGTGCGGATTATGATGAAAAGCATTTACAATGGCACTGCCCACCACCACGGCATCAGCCAGTCCGGCAGCTTCACGCGCCTGCTCCGGCGTCCCGATTCCGAATCCAAGCGCGACGGGAAGCTCAGTATAACTTCTGATCCGCTCTACCAGCGCACCTGCCCCTTCCGCAATGGAATCCTGTACACCGGTCACCCCTTCACGAGACACGCAATAGATAAATCCGTCAGCCTGTTTAACAATTTTCTGAATCCGATCATCCGGCGTCGTCGGTGTTACCAGCTGAATTCCATTAAGACCGTTTTGTTTCAGTGCCCCTTTATACGGTTTAGCCTCCTCTTGCGGAAGATCCAGCAGTAGAAAGCCGTCAATGCCGGATTGCGCCGCCATTTCAATGGATTTCCCGAATCCGCGTGCCAGCAGCGGATTCATGTAGGCATAAAAGATCATGGGGATTTCAGAGCGCTCACGGATCTTTGAAATACACGCCATAACCCCCTCAAAAGTAGCCCCGGCTTCCAAAGCCCGGGTGGCAGCCTCCTGGTTCACACGTCCATCAGCCAGCGGGTCGGAAAACGGGAGCCCGAGTTCAACAACATCAACGCCCGCATCTTCAAGACGCAGTACAATATCTACGGTGTCCTGCAGGTTTGGATCGCCTGCCGCCAGATAAGCTACAAACCCTTTTTTACCCTGTTTACGGAGATCAGCAAACCGGTGATCAACTCTGGTTTTTTTCATGAAATTTCCTGTTTAAAACTGAATCGTGAATTGTACGGAAATTTCCTGCCAAGGAAAGTCCGCGCCGCGTTTTTCTGACCGGAACCCTCTCCCTCCGGCAGAACTGGATTTATACAGATTTTTCACATCCGAACCGGTTCCCCCCGCCATGGGCACCGGCATCCATAACATCGATAATACGGCTGTGCCGTACATCGGGCTCCGGTTTAATATCCGCATAAAAGAATGAGTTCTCCATGGCGGCGATCCTGCGCAGACCGACAAGCTGTGCAGTGTAGCTCCTCAAGCATTCGGTCATTAGAAGCGAAGTATTGCCCCCGAGTTAAACACGTTCATTTTCATAAATTCAATCCGTGCTTTTACAGGAGAACATCGTTCCCAACAAACAGATCCCCTACAGGAATCAGAAACCCCAGGTCTCCCTCCTTACGGATCAGCAAAGTTTTCACCATAAAATGAATGAGCGGCAAAACACAACATCCACCTTCGATGCAACAGGTTATCGAATTCAACAGGTTCTCCACATGTTCCTTCCGGATGCATAACCGACTCATTCCCAACAATCTAAACTAAAGAGATACGTCCAGCGCGAAAAATATATTTACGAAAAAAGCCGCCCCGGTTAGTGCGGAGCGACTTCCAACAACGTACCCTGTTATATAACGTTACATCGATTTACTGAAGGTCAGGCTGTTGACTCCAGCGGCGGCACAGGCGTCCATAACATCAATGATACGGCGATGAAGCGCATCTGCATGCGGCAACACATTCACAAAAAACGGAGATTTCTGTGATGCAGCGATTTCTTTCAAACCGGCAATCTGTACCACCAGATCCTGCAACTCACGGTCATCATATGAAAAGCGCATGCCTTCCACCTGCACCGTTCCGTCGCGCGTGATTTCTATCAGCACTTCAACAGGAATTTCCTGCATATCCTCGACCGCCACATTGGCGGGGAGCATAAAGCCGATATCCGCCTCTTTCTTAATCAGTGACGCCGTCACCATAAAGTAGATGAGCAGCAGGAACACCACGTCAATCAGCGAAGCAATTTCAAGCTTCAGCGGACTTTCTTCATAATGTTGCATTAAATCCATGGTGCCTACTCCTCAAATACCGAATAGATCAGATCCTGCGCACCGACTTCGGCACACGCAATAGTGATCTTTTCATTAACCTTGTATTTCACGTCGCCGTCGGCGCGAATAAGAATGCGCAGGTCGGGATCAGCTTCAAGCCATTGTTCGATCGTTTCCTTGATCTGGTCAATGTCCTTCGGCTCCGGATCTGCACCGATGAAATATTTTTCATCCTTGGTCACGGAGATCATCAGACGGCCGGTTGTATCCTCCGGCACTTTACCATAAGCGGCCGCAGGAATGTCGACCTTCGGTTTTTCGTCGATGATCTGTGAGGCGACGATGAAGAAAATCAGGAGCAGGAACACCATGTCGATCATTGGCGACATATCCAGCTCTAGATCTTCTGAATCTTTCTGTACGAGTTTCATACCCGATCCCTACCTTCCGGGGGTTGGAAAAAAAGACGATAGAATCGGAGGGCTATTCGCCTTCCATTTTCTCCAGCGTTTCGAGATCCATGAAGCTTACCGGTTCTCTGCCGGTCTGCAGGGCATCAAAGAGATAACCGATGTTACGACCGAGTGTTGCCAGGGTCTTCTGGAATCCTTTCTTGAAGAAGAAGAAGAAG from Verrucomicrobia bacterium S94 carries:
- the kdsB gene encoding 3-deoxy-manno-octulosonate cytidylyltransferase, giving the protein MSKIVGVIPSRWGSTRFPGKSLALISGKPMIQWVVERVKQAEKLDAIIVATDDQRIADCVRSLHIPEVTVAMTRPDHPSGTDRIAEAVESLEIDAVINVQGDEPLIDPKLIDELAEVIISNQWDMATAATPITDKAQITDPSVVKALFNRHGQALYFSRAVVPHIREPNESPAHGIYWRHIGIYAYRREYLLKLVSEPPCELENLEKLEQLRALDMGCRMKVIKTEDFGIGVDVPEDIPKAEALLTR
- a CDS encoding mannose-1-phosphate guanyltransferase, giving the protein MAGRYAVIMAGGKGERFWPLSTSKHPKQLLALVGKKPLIAQAVERLEGLVPPENVFVVTNADLVDVTREAAPLLPPENIVGEPVGRDTAAAVACGGALVKAKDENGVFAVLTADQVMGDLDVFSNTLKGGMDLAEANDILVTIGIRPTYPATGFGYIESGADFQTAEGVEFKNAARFVEKPDEATAAEYLETGKFFWNSGMFIWSVPALEKAFGAHCPEMRELMNTLSGYAADGKIIEGMDATYPNLGKISVDYALMEKADNIVMACGTFYWDDVGAWPALESHFDQDAQGNTPIGTVETLDAENNIILSKDHLTAVIGVKDLIVVQAEGVTLVCPKDRAQDIKKMVVALREKGSYDELL
- a CDS encoding tryptophan synthase subunit alpha is translated as MKKTRVDHRFADLRKQGKKGFVAYLAAGDPNLQDTVDIVLRLEDAGVDVVELGLPFSDPLADGRVNQEAATRALEAGATFEGVMACISKIRERSEIPMIFYAYMNPLLARGFGKSIEMAAQSGIDGFLLLDLPQEEAKPYKGALKQNGLNGIQLVTPTTPDDRIQKIVKQADGFIYCVSREGVTGVQDSIAEGAGALVERIRSYTELPVALGFGIGTPEQAREAAGLADAVVVGSAIVNAFHHNPHTAEGRADAAAFVKTMVDAVKEV
- a CDS encoding biopolymer transporter ExbD, with the protein product MDLMQHYEESPLKLEIASLIDVVFLLLIYFMVTASLIKKEADIGFMLPANVAVEDMQEIPVEVLIEITRDGTVQVEGMRFSYDDRELQDLVVQIAGLKEIAASQKSPFFVNVLPHADALHRRIIDVMDACAAAGVNSLTFSKSM
- a CDS encoding biopolymer transporter ExbD, with amino-acid sequence MKLVQKDSEDLELDMSPMIDMVFLLLIFFIVASQIIDEKPKVDIPAAAYGKVPEDTTGRLMISVTKDEKYFIGADPEPKDIDQIKETIEQWLEADPDLRILIRADGDVKYKVNEKITIACAEVGAQDLIYSVFEE